The Sebastes umbrosus isolate fSebUmb1 chromosome 4, fSebUmb1.pri, whole genome shotgun sequence genome has a window encoding:
- the sin3aa gene encoding SIN3 transcription regulator family member Aa isoform X1 — MKRRLEDQETVFASQQRRLAGNAEVFQHRVLAPAPAPAVYEAVSDNMQPTAGVQYSVPQGYQVSLLSQVPTVAQNSGGHGHTPSPAVHGGSHHHSPAVQSHGPSVMSGHSHTAAPQASAQGQQFQRLKVEDALSYLDQVKLQFGNQPQVYNDFLDIMKEFKSQSIDTPGVISRVSQLFKGHPDLIMGFNTFLPPGYKIEVQNPDLVNVTTPGQIHHITPHGISVQNIPITGVAPQHPPQLPSAAITTAPPLLTQPTPAKMSKPLQPQALTPSSQSNPSIPAYTSPRSPPMQLHPPLSGTPTGPPMQNNQPVEFNHAINYVNKIKNRFQGQPDIYKAFLEILHTYQKEQRNAKEAGGNYTPALTEQEVYAQVARLFKNQEDLLSEFGQFLPDANSSVLLSKTTAEKAESVRNDHGGTAKKLQLNNKQRPNQNGCQIRRHPTPGTTPPVKKKPKLLNLKDPSVAEASKHGVGTESLFFEKVRKALRSTEAYDNFLRCLVIFNQEVISRAELVQLVLPFLGKFPELFNWFKNFLGYREMSHIEPYPKERATEGIAMEIDYASCKRLGSSYRALPKSYQQPKCTGRTPLCKEVLNDTWVSFPSWSEDSTFVSSKKTQYEEHIYRCEDERFELDVVLETNLATIRVLETVQRKLSRMSAEEQAKFRLDNTLGGSSEVVHRKAIQRIYGDKAPDIIDGLKKNPAVSVPIVLKRLKTKEEEWREAQRGFNKIWRDQNEKYYLKSLDHQGINFKQNDTKVLRSKSLLNEIESIYDERQEQASEENATPPTGPHLTLAYEDSQILEDAAALIIHHVRRQTGIQKEDKYKIKQIIYHFIPDMLFSQRGELSDVEEEEEEEEMDLEEGASKKHNGVPGSGSPSKSKLLFGNTAAQKLRGSDDAYNLFYVNNNWYIFQRLHQTLCSRLLRLYGQAERQIEEEVRERDWEREVLGLKKEKNDNPAIQLRLKEPMDIEVEDYYSAFLEMVRNLLDGNMEASQYEDSLREMFTIHAYTAFTMDKLIQSIVRQLQHIVSDEICVQVTDLYLSESANSASGGTMSTQSSRSSAEAMYQRKAEQLMSDENCFKVMFSRNRGQVQLTVELLDTEEENSDEPMEAERWSDYVGRYLNPDSTTPELREHLAQKPVFLPRNLRRIRKYQKGQEQLDKEACEGGKKSLAKEKMECMFRINSYKMVYVFKSEDYMYRRTALLRAHQSHERVSTRLHKRFQAWVDVWAKEHVTRDMNAETNKWLMGKAREGLLPCTTSCHPEILHFVNINKYRVKYGPPNKAP; from the exons ATGAAGCGGCGACTGGAGGATCAGGAAACGGTTTTTGCGTCCCAGCAGCGGCGCCTCGCTGGCAACGCGGAGGTTTTCCAGCATCGCGTCCTGGCCCCTGCTCCGGCCCCGGCGGTGTATGAGGCCGTGTCTGACAACATGCAGCCCACAGCAGGCGTCCAGTACTCCGTCCCCCAGGGATACCAG GTGTCTCTACTTTCCCAGGTTCCCACCGTGGCCCAGAACAGTGGCGGGCATGGGCACACTCCGAGCCCAGCCGTCCATGGCGGGTCCCACCACCACAGCCCAGCAGTCCAGTCCCATGGGCCCTCAGTGATGTCAGGGCACAGCCACACAGCTGCTCCCCAAGCCTCTGCACAGGGCCAGCAGTTCCAGAGGCTCAAG GTGGAAGATGCTTTGTCTTACTTGGATCAAGTGAAACTGCAGTTTGGCAACCAGCCTCAGGTCTATAATGACTTTCTGGACATAATGAAAGAGTTCAAGTCTCAAAG TATTGACACCCCTGGGGTCATCAGCAGAGTGTCACAGCTCTTCAAAGGTCACCCCGACCTCATCATGGGCTTCAACACCTTCCTGCCGCCTGGCTACAAGATCGAGGTCCAGAACCCTGACCTGGTCAACGTGACCACGCCGGGTCAGATCCACCACATCACCCCGCATGGCATTTCAGTCCAGAACATCCCCATAACGGGAGTAGCTCCCCAACATCCGCCCCAGCTCCCGTCTGCTGCAATCACCACCGCTCCGCCCCTCCTGACGCAGCCCACCCCCGCCAAGATGAGCAAG CCTCTTCAGCCCCAGGCTTTGACACCGAGCAGTCAGAGCAATCCGTCCATCCCTGCGTACACCTCCCCTCGCTCCCCGCCCATGCAGCTCCACCCGCCACTCAGCGGGACCCCCACTGGGCCGCCCATGCAGAACAACCAGCCGGTAGAGTTTAACCACGCCATCAACTACGTCAACAAGATCAAGAACCGCTTCCAGGGCCAGCCCGACATCTACAAAGCGTTCCTGGAGATCCTCCACACGTACCAG AAAGAACAGCGTAACGCTAAGGAGGCTGGTGGGAACTACACACCGGCTCTGACGGAGCAGGAGGTGTACGCTCAGGTGGCCAGACTATTCAAGAACCAAGAGGACCTGCTCTCAGAGTTCGGGCAATTTCTCCCTGACGCCAACAGTTCAGTG CTGCTAAGTAAGACCACAGCTGAGAAGGCAGAGTCCGTACGGAACGACCACGGTGGTACTGCCAAGAAGCTGCAGCTCAACAACAAACAGAGGCCCAATCAGAACGGCTGCCAGATCCGTCGTCATCCAACTCCAGGGACCACACCCCCTGTCAAg AAGAAGCCCAAGTTACTGAATCTGAAAGATCCGTCGGTGGCAGAGGCCAGCAAGCATGGAGTCGGAACAGAATCTCTGTTCTTTGAGAAG GTGCGCAAAGCCTTGCGAAGTACAGAGGCCTACGACAACTTCCTGCGGTGTCTGGTCATCTTTAATCAAGAGGTGATCTCCAGGGCAGAACTAGTGCAGCTGGTGCTGCCCTTTTTAGG AAAATTCCCCGAGCTGTTCAACTGGTTTAAAAACTTCTTGGGATATCGGGAAATGTCCCACATCGAACCGTACCCTAAGGAACGGGCCACCGAGGGCATCGCCATGGAGATTGATTATGCTTCCTGTAAGAGGCTAGGCTCCAGTTACAGGGCTCTGCCCAAAAGCTACCAACAGCCCAAGTGCACCGGCAGGACTCCACTTTGTAAAGAG GTCTTAAACGACACCTGGGTCTCCTTCCCCTCCTGGTCTGAGGACTCCACATTTGTCAGCTCCAAGAAGACTCAGTACGAGGAGCATATCTACAGATGTGAGGACGAACGCTTTGAG TTGGATGTCGTACTGGAGACCAACCTGGCGACCATCAGAGTCCTGGAGACGGTACAGCGGAAGTTGTCCCGCATGTCAGCGGAGGAGCAAGCCAAGTTCCGCTTGGACAACACGCTGGGCGGCTCCTCGGAGGTCGTACACCGCAAAGCCATCCAGAGGATATACGGAGACAAGGCGCCCGACATCATCGATGGCCTGAAGAAAAACCCCGCCGTTTCTGTCCCCATCGTGTTAAAGAG ATTAAAGACCAAGGAGGAAGAGTGGCGGGAAGCCCAACGAGGCTTCAACAAGATCTGGAGGGACCAGAACGAGAAGTATTACCTCAAGTCTCTCGACCATCAAGGCATCAACTTCAAACAGAATGACACCAAAGTGCTTCGGTCCAAGTCCCTGCTGAATGAAATCGAAAGCATTTATGATGAG CGCCAGGAGCAGGCTTCTGAAGAAAACGCCACTCCACCGACAGGCCCCCACCTGACGCTGGCGTACGAGGACAGCCAGATCCTGGAGGACGCAGCGGCACTCATCATCCACCACGTCAGGCGGCAGACCGGCATTCAGAAGGAAGACAAATACAAGATCAAGCAGATCATCTACCACTTCATCCCCGACATGCTGTTCTCCCAGCGGGGCGAGCTCTCCGacgtagaggaggaggaggaggaagaggagatggatCTTGAGGAAGGCGCCTCCAAAAAGCACAACGGCGTCCCCGGCAGCGGGAGCCCCTCCAAGTCCAAACTGCTTTTCGGCAACACGGCAGCACAGAAGCTGCGCGGATCTGACGACGCCTACAACCTCTTCTatgtcaacaacaactggtACATCTTCCAGCGATTACACCAGACGTTGTGCTCGCGTCTGCTGCGGCTCTACGGGCAGGCGGAGCGGCAGATCGAAGAAGAGGTCAGAGAACGGGACTGGGAGAGGGAAGTCCTGGgactgaagaaggagaagaacgATAATCCAGCCATCCAGCTGAGACTGAAGGAGCCCA TGGACATCGAGGTGGAAGATTACTACTCAGCCTTCTTGGAGATGGTCAGGAATTTGCTGGATGGAAACATGGAGGCTTCTCAGTACGAAGACTCGCTGAGGGAAATGTTCACCATCCACGCTTACACCGCCTTTACAATGGACAAGCTCATCCAGAGCATCGTCCGGCAG CTCCAGCACATCGTGAGTGATGAGATCTGTGTCCAAGTGACGGACCTGTACCTCTCGGAGAGCGCCAACAGCGCCAGCGGAGGAACCATGTCCACCCAGTCCTcacggagctctgcagaggcCATGTACCAGCGGAAAGCCGAGCAGCTCATGTCTGATGAGAACTGCTTCAAG GTGATGTTTTCGAGGAACAGAGGGCAGGTGCAGCTCACGGTGGAGCTGCTcgacacagaggaggagaactCAGACGAGCCCATGGAGGCTGAG CGTTGGTCTGATTATGTTGGACGCTACTTAAACCCAGATTCCACCACACCTGAGTTGAGGGAGCACCTCGCTCAGAAGCCAGTTTTTCTTCCCAG GAATCTGAGACGGATCAGGAAGTACCAGAAGGGTCAAGAGCAGCTGGACAAAGAGGCCTGCGAGGGAGGCAAGAAGTCCCTGGCAAAGGAGAAAATGGAGTGCATGTTCAGAATCAACTCTTACAAGATGGTGTACGTCTTCAAGTCTGAGGATTACATGTACAGACGAACTGCCCTGCTGCGAGCTCACCAG tcACACGAGAGGGTGAGCACGCGGCTGCACAAACGCTTCCAGGCCTGGGTGGACGTGTGGGCCAAGGAGCACGTCACCCGCGACATGAACGCCGAGACCAACAAGTGGCTGATGGGCAAAGCGCGTGAAGGCCTATTACCCTGCACCACCAGCTGCCACCCAGAGATCCTTCACTTTGTGAACATCAACAAGTACCGCGTCAAATACGGCCCGCCCAACAAGGCGCCGTAG
- the sin3aa gene encoding SIN3 transcription regulator family member Aa isoform X2, whose product MKRRLEDQETVFASQQRRLAGNAEVFQHRVLAPAPAPAVYEAVSDNMQPTAGVQYSVPQGYQVSLLSQVPTVAQNSGGHGHTPSPAVHGGSHHHSPAVQSHGPSVMSGHSHTAAPQASAQGQQFQRLKVEDALSYLDQVKLQFGNQPQVYNDFLDIMKEFKSQSIDTPGVISRVSQLFKGHPDLIMGFNTFLPPGYKIEVQNPDLVNVTTPGQIHHITPHGISVQNIPITGVAPQHPPQLPSAAITTAPPLLTQPTPAKMSKPLQPQALTPSSQSNPSIPAYTSPRSPPMQLHPPLSGTPTGPPMQNNQPVEFNHAINYVNKIKNRFQGQPDIYKAFLEILHTYQKEQRNAKEAGGNYTPALTEQEVYAQVARLFKNQEDLLSEFGQFLPDANSSVLLSKTTAEKAESVRNDHGGTAKKLQLNNKQRPNQNGCQIRRHPTPGTTPPVKKPKLLNLKDPSVAEASKHGVGTESLFFEKVRKALRSTEAYDNFLRCLVIFNQEVISRAELVQLVLPFLGKFPELFNWFKNFLGYREMSHIEPYPKERATEGIAMEIDYASCKRLGSSYRALPKSYQQPKCTGRTPLCKEVLNDTWVSFPSWSEDSTFVSSKKTQYEEHIYRCEDERFELDVVLETNLATIRVLETVQRKLSRMSAEEQAKFRLDNTLGGSSEVVHRKAIQRIYGDKAPDIIDGLKKNPAVSVPIVLKRLKTKEEEWREAQRGFNKIWRDQNEKYYLKSLDHQGINFKQNDTKVLRSKSLLNEIESIYDERQEQASEENATPPTGPHLTLAYEDSQILEDAAALIIHHVRRQTGIQKEDKYKIKQIIYHFIPDMLFSQRGELSDVEEEEEEEEMDLEEGASKKHNGVPGSGSPSKSKLLFGNTAAQKLRGSDDAYNLFYVNNNWYIFQRLHQTLCSRLLRLYGQAERQIEEEVRERDWEREVLGLKKEKNDNPAIQLRLKEPMDIEVEDYYSAFLEMVRNLLDGNMEASQYEDSLREMFTIHAYTAFTMDKLIQSIVRQLQHIVSDEICVQVTDLYLSESANSASGGTMSTQSSRSSAEAMYQRKAEQLMSDENCFKVMFSRNRGQVQLTVELLDTEEENSDEPMEAERWSDYVGRYLNPDSTTPELREHLAQKPVFLPRNLRRIRKYQKGQEQLDKEACEGGKKSLAKEKMECMFRINSYKMVYVFKSEDYMYRRTALLRAHQSHERVSTRLHKRFQAWVDVWAKEHVTRDMNAETNKWLMGKAREGLLPCTTSCHPEILHFVNINKYRVKYGPPNKAP is encoded by the exons ATGAAGCGGCGACTGGAGGATCAGGAAACGGTTTTTGCGTCCCAGCAGCGGCGCCTCGCTGGCAACGCGGAGGTTTTCCAGCATCGCGTCCTGGCCCCTGCTCCGGCCCCGGCGGTGTATGAGGCCGTGTCTGACAACATGCAGCCCACAGCAGGCGTCCAGTACTCCGTCCCCCAGGGATACCAG GTGTCTCTACTTTCCCAGGTTCCCACCGTGGCCCAGAACAGTGGCGGGCATGGGCACACTCCGAGCCCAGCCGTCCATGGCGGGTCCCACCACCACAGCCCAGCAGTCCAGTCCCATGGGCCCTCAGTGATGTCAGGGCACAGCCACACAGCTGCTCCCCAAGCCTCTGCACAGGGCCAGCAGTTCCAGAGGCTCAAG GTGGAAGATGCTTTGTCTTACTTGGATCAAGTGAAACTGCAGTTTGGCAACCAGCCTCAGGTCTATAATGACTTTCTGGACATAATGAAAGAGTTCAAGTCTCAAAG TATTGACACCCCTGGGGTCATCAGCAGAGTGTCACAGCTCTTCAAAGGTCACCCCGACCTCATCATGGGCTTCAACACCTTCCTGCCGCCTGGCTACAAGATCGAGGTCCAGAACCCTGACCTGGTCAACGTGACCACGCCGGGTCAGATCCACCACATCACCCCGCATGGCATTTCAGTCCAGAACATCCCCATAACGGGAGTAGCTCCCCAACATCCGCCCCAGCTCCCGTCTGCTGCAATCACCACCGCTCCGCCCCTCCTGACGCAGCCCACCCCCGCCAAGATGAGCAAG CCTCTTCAGCCCCAGGCTTTGACACCGAGCAGTCAGAGCAATCCGTCCATCCCTGCGTACACCTCCCCTCGCTCCCCGCCCATGCAGCTCCACCCGCCACTCAGCGGGACCCCCACTGGGCCGCCCATGCAGAACAACCAGCCGGTAGAGTTTAACCACGCCATCAACTACGTCAACAAGATCAAGAACCGCTTCCAGGGCCAGCCCGACATCTACAAAGCGTTCCTGGAGATCCTCCACACGTACCAG AAAGAACAGCGTAACGCTAAGGAGGCTGGTGGGAACTACACACCGGCTCTGACGGAGCAGGAGGTGTACGCTCAGGTGGCCAGACTATTCAAGAACCAAGAGGACCTGCTCTCAGAGTTCGGGCAATTTCTCCCTGACGCCAACAGTTCAGTG CTGCTAAGTAAGACCACAGCTGAGAAGGCAGAGTCCGTACGGAACGACCACGGTGGTACTGCCAAGAAGCTGCAGCTCAACAACAAACAGAGGCCCAATCAGAACGGCTGCCAGATCCGTCGTCATCCAACTCCAGGGACCACACCCCCTGTCAAg AAGCCCAAGTTACTGAATCTGAAAGATCCGTCGGTGGCAGAGGCCAGCAAGCATGGAGTCGGAACAGAATCTCTGTTCTTTGAGAAG GTGCGCAAAGCCTTGCGAAGTACAGAGGCCTACGACAACTTCCTGCGGTGTCTGGTCATCTTTAATCAAGAGGTGATCTCCAGGGCAGAACTAGTGCAGCTGGTGCTGCCCTTTTTAGG AAAATTCCCCGAGCTGTTCAACTGGTTTAAAAACTTCTTGGGATATCGGGAAATGTCCCACATCGAACCGTACCCTAAGGAACGGGCCACCGAGGGCATCGCCATGGAGATTGATTATGCTTCCTGTAAGAGGCTAGGCTCCAGTTACAGGGCTCTGCCCAAAAGCTACCAACAGCCCAAGTGCACCGGCAGGACTCCACTTTGTAAAGAG GTCTTAAACGACACCTGGGTCTCCTTCCCCTCCTGGTCTGAGGACTCCACATTTGTCAGCTCCAAGAAGACTCAGTACGAGGAGCATATCTACAGATGTGAGGACGAACGCTTTGAG TTGGATGTCGTACTGGAGACCAACCTGGCGACCATCAGAGTCCTGGAGACGGTACAGCGGAAGTTGTCCCGCATGTCAGCGGAGGAGCAAGCCAAGTTCCGCTTGGACAACACGCTGGGCGGCTCCTCGGAGGTCGTACACCGCAAAGCCATCCAGAGGATATACGGAGACAAGGCGCCCGACATCATCGATGGCCTGAAGAAAAACCCCGCCGTTTCTGTCCCCATCGTGTTAAAGAG ATTAAAGACCAAGGAGGAAGAGTGGCGGGAAGCCCAACGAGGCTTCAACAAGATCTGGAGGGACCAGAACGAGAAGTATTACCTCAAGTCTCTCGACCATCAAGGCATCAACTTCAAACAGAATGACACCAAAGTGCTTCGGTCCAAGTCCCTGCTGAATGAAATCGAAAGCATTTATGATGAG CGCCAGGAGCAGGCTTCTGAAGAAAACGCCACTCCACCGACAGGCCCCCACCTGACGCTGGCGTACGAGGACAGCCAGATCCTGGAGGACGCAGCGGCACTCATCATCCACCACGTCAGGCGGCAGACCGGCATTCAGAAGGAAGACAAATACAAGATCAAGCAGATCATCTACCACTTCATCCCCGACATGCTGTTCTCCCAGCGGGGCGAGCTCTCCGacgtagaggaggaggaggaggaagaggagatggatCTTGAGGAAGGCGCCTCCAAAAAGCACAACGGCGTCCCCGGCAGCGGGAGCCCCTCCAAGTCCAAACTGCTTTTCGGCAACACGGCAGCACAGAAGCTGCGCGGATCTGACGACGCCTACAACCTCTTCTatgtcaacaacaactggtACATCTTCCAGCGATTACACCAGACGTTGTGCTCGCGTCTGCTGCGGCTCTACGGGCAGGCGGAGCGGCAGATCGAAGAAGAGGTCAGAGAACGGGACTGGGAGAGGGAAGTCCTGGgactgaagaaggagaagaacgATAATCCAGCCATCCAGCTGAGACTGAAGGAGCCCA TGGACATCGAGGTGGAAGATTACTACTCAGCCTTCTTGGAGATGGTCAGGAATTTGCTGGATGGAAACATGGAGGCTTCTCAGTACGAAGACTCGCTGAGGGAAATGTTCACCATCCACGCTTACACCGCCTTTACAATGGACAAGCTCATCCAGAGCATCGTCCGGCAG CTCCAGCACATCGTGAGTGATGAGATCTGTGTCCAAGTGACGGACCTGTACCTCTCGGAGAGCGCCAACAGCGCCAGCGGAGGAACCATGTCCACCCAGTCCTcacggagctctgcagaggcCATGTACCAGCGGAAAGCCGAGCAGCTCATGTCTGATGAGAACTGCTTCAAG GTGATGTTTTCGAGGAACAGAGGGCAGGTGCAGCTCACGGTGGAGCTGCTcgacacagaggaggagaactCAGACGAGCCCATGGAGGCTGAG CGTTGGTCTGATTATGTTGGACGCTACTTAAACCCAGATTCCACCACACCTGAGTTGAGGGAGCACCTCGCTCAGAAGCCAGTTTTTCTTCCCAG GAATCTGAGACGGATCAGGAAGTACCAGAAGGGTCAAGAGCAGCTGGACAAAGAGGCCTGCGAGGGAGGCAAGAAGTCCCTGGCAAAGGAGAAAATGGAGTGCATGTTCAGAATCAACTCTTACAAGATGGTGTACGTCTTCAAGTCTGAGGATTACATGTACAGACGAACTGCCCTGCTGCGAGCTCACCAG tcACACGAGAGGGTGAGCACGCGGCTGCACAAACGCTTCCAGGCCTGGGTGGACGTGTGGGCCAAGGAGCACGTCACCCGCGACATGAACGCCGAGACCAACAAGTGGCTGATGGGCAAAGCGCGTGAAGGCCTATTACCCTGCACCACCAGCTGCCACCCAGAGATCCTTCACTTTGTGAACATCAACAAGTACCGCGTCAAATACGGCCCGCCCAACAAGGCGCCGTAG